One part of the Drosophila teissieri strain GT53w chromosome 3R, Prin_Dtei_1.1, whole genome shotgun sequence genome encodes these proteins:
- the LOC122619752 gene encoding uncharacterized protein LOC122619752, with translation MRRSKVPSMRPAAKRGNEDPHLKVEPQSPCSWNNSSLPSEWGTSGGSQSLGPRALKAGENPLKDSRIFHVLWRNQTTKKHKTWTGNGTLVVTGSVITLKDDTGKVVDTMTYFKQRELRENDQLEVGSRDVEVQEEVKTVEECFTQRQLEIANWCQKIDAQNGYADTSPSPATSAPFQSHLLKKIKREADAQSPSPSEIIQHKMEHVPYKDPSSGTSMENKMFNQNSLKKENPSMEFTQSEYLCLLTPAELQKRILLFLSEYAETCKAESPLLKEMVQIVCDHPVLLKTLGKKTEFQEIMEVLDSMLPPWSDMGLYDAAKFEFLHVMLDNLVAERGEKCCILANSEDCLTLVRGYCQSYSLDHAQLDGPQKVDLFNSLAEGEPMVGLILTSDLLELRALRCKHLIIYNHNAREHANQLLDVGAMDTTIYTLITAGGSQEELQFHRQMARMADDDSLEDLRNYQSQLIPSATINLADWTKIEPPFDCDFFEETAISDSLDCIQQVYSKQIKVKT, from the exons ATGCGGCGTTCCAAGGTCCCGTCCATGCGCCCCGCAGCAAAGCGAGGAAATGAAGATCCGCATCTGAAAGTGGAGCCACAGTCACCCTGCTCCTGGAACAACAGCAGTCTACCCAGCGAGTGGGGCACCTCAGGGGGCTCCCAAAGCCTGGGACCTCGAGCACTCAAGGCAGGCGAGAATCCCCTCAAAGACAGCCGCATCTTTCATGTGCTCTGGCGCAATCAGACCACCAAAAAGCACAAGACGTGGACTGGCAACGGCACCCTGGTGGTCACTGGATCCGTGATAACATTAAAGGATGACACCGGCAAGGTGGTGGACACCATGACATACTTTAAGCAGCGGGAACTCCGAGAGAACGATCAGCTGGAAGTGGGCAGCAGGGATGTGGAGGTTCAGGAGGAGGTTAAAACTGTGGAGGAGTGCTTTACACAGCGCCAGCTGGAAATAGCCAATTGGTGCCAGAAAATAGATGCCCAGAATGGTTATGCAGACACATCGCCATCTCCTGCAACCAGTGCTCCCTTCCAGTCCCATCTGCTCAAGAAGATCAAGCGCGAGGCGGATGCACAGAGTCCATCGCCTTCGGAAATCATCCAACATAAAATGGAACATGTACCTTATAAAGACCCCTCTTCCGGCACTTCGATGgagaataaaatgtttaatcaAAACTCTTTGAAGAAAGAAAATCCCTCCATGGAGTTCACACAATCGGAATATCTGTGTCTACTAACTCCAGCTGAACTACAGAAAAGAATACTACTTTTTCTTTCAGAATATGCAGAAACTTGCAAGGCG GAATCGCCATTGCTGAAAGAAATGGTGCAAATTGTTTGCGATCATCCTGTGCTCCTAAAAACTTTAGGCAAGAAAACAGAGTTTCAGGAAATAATGGAGGTGCTAGACTCCATGCTACCACCGTGGTCAGACATGGGACTCTACGACGCCGCCAAGTTCGAGTTTCTACACGTGATGCTGGACAATTTAGTGGCGGAGCGAGGAGAGAAATGCTGCATATTGGCAAACAGTGAGGATTGCCTTACCCTGGTTAGGGGCTACTGCCAAAGTTATAGTTTAGACCATGCGCAACTAGATGGTCCCCAAAAGGtggatttatttaattctctTGCGGAAGGGGAGCCAATGGTTGGCTTAATTCTCACTAGTGACTTGTTGGAGCTTCGAGCTCTCCGCTGCAAACACCTAATTATTTATAACCACAACGCCAGGGAGCACGCCAACCAGCTGCTGGATGTTGGTGCAATGGACACCACAATATACACTCTCATAACAGCTGGTGGTTCTCAGGAGGAGTTGCAGTTCCATAGGCAAATGGCCCGAATGGCAGATGATGATTCTCTTGAAGATCTTCGCAATTACCAAAGCCAACTTATACCAAGCGCCACTATT AATCTGGCAGACTGGACCAAAATTGAGCCACCTTTTGACTGTGATTTCTTTGAG GAAACTGCTATTTCGGATAGTCTGGATTGTATTCAACAGGTTTATTCAAAGCAAATAAAGGTGAAAACTTGA